ATTCTCTGCTCGCCGCAATAAATATTAAAACGTCCGTCGCGGACAAAACCGACCAGCGTCATTCCAAATTCGTCGGCGAGTTCGACCGCAAGGCTCGACGGAGCTCCGACGGCGGCGAGGATCGGAATGCCGGCCATCAAGGCTTTCTGCACCAGCTCGAAACTCGCCCGGCCGCTAACGAGCAAGACCTTGTCAGACAGCGGCGGTTGGCTTTCTAGAAACTTCGCCCCGATCACCTTGTCGAGCGCGTTGTGCCTGCCCACGTCTTCGCGAACTATGTCGAGCGTTCCGTCTGCGTTGAACAATGCCGATGCGTGGAGGCCGCCGGTTTTGTCGAACGTCGATTGAGCGGCTCGGAGTACGTCGGGCAGGCGATGGATGGTCTCGGCGTTGATCGTCAGTTCACTTTCGACCTTCGCTGCACCGGACTGCAATGCTTCGATCGACGATTTCCCGCACACTCCGCAGCTTGATGTGGTGTAAAAATGCCTTTCGAGTTTCTTGAGATCAAGTTCGACGCCGTCGGCCAGATCGACTCTGATCGTATTGGCAGAAACACGACCGGTAGGGAGTGTGCCCCGTGCAACAAACGGAATTTCTCGCAATAGGGCACCCTCGCTACCGCTCAGGTTTCCGCCTTTGCCGCAATGACGGATCTGCTTTATCTGTTCGGGAGTTTTAATTATGCCTTCGGTGAAAAGAAAACCTGCGGCAAGCTCGGCGTCCTCACCAGGCGTCCGCATCGTGATCGAGATCGCCCGATGCGTCCCGTCCGCAAACCCAAGCCTGATCTCCAGCGGCTCTTCAACCGCGAGCACGTCCGAAAACTCAAGCCCATCCGACCCCGTTACGGTCGCGCGACTTTCAGAAACTGCTGTTGCGGGTTTCACAATTGAATTCTACCAAACCTATAAGAAGGAACCACGAACGAACACGAAAATACACGAACAGTTGAACTTGTTCGTGCTATTTCGTGTATTTTCGTGGTTGCTCTTAATCTGCCGGCAGTATTCGTCCGCGGCATTCGCCGAGGCCAATCCGCCGGAAGCCTTCGCGTTCGCAATAGCCGCGCATGATGATCTCGTCGCCGTCTTCGAGGAAGCGTCTTTGTTCGCCGCTCGGAAGTTCGATCGGTTCGGTGCCGCGCCAGGTCAGTTCCAGCATGCAGCCGCGTTCCGACTTTTCTTTACCACTGACGGTGCCGGTGGCCATCAGATCGCCCGTTTGCAGGTTGCAGCCGTTCGACGCGTGGTGCGTGAGCATTTGGCCGATGGTCCAGTAAAGGTCTTTCGTATTCGAGCGCGAGAGCATGTGCGGTTCGATGCTTTCGGCTCGCATCTTTTCGGTTTGAATATAGACCTCAAGATTGATGTCGAGGCCGCCGAGCTTTTGATTTTGCTCGCCGTTCAGGTAATCGAGCGGCTGCGGATCGTCGGCGTCGCGTTCGAACGCTTTCGTTCTAAACGGTGCGAGAGCTTCCATTGTGACGACGTAAGGCGAGATCGTGGTCGCGAAATTCTTTGCCAGAAAAGGTCCGAGCGGCTGGTATTCCCACGCCTGAATATCGCGAGCGGACCAATCATTTACGAGGCACACGCCGAAGATGTGCTCCTCCGCCTCGCCGATCGCGATGCTGCTGCCAAGCTCATTTCCCCTTCCGACGAAGAACCCAAGCTCCATCTCGTAATCCAGATTCTTCGCCGGAATAAAAACCGGCGGCTTCTCCGCATCACTCCGATTCTGTCCCTTCGGCCTTTTTATATCCGTCCCCGAGATCACAATACTCGAAGCCCGCCCGTGATACCCGATCGGCACATACTTATAGTTCGGCAGCAGCGGATTGTCAGGCCTGAACATCGACCCAACGTTCGTCGCGTGATAGATCGAGCTGTAGAAGTCAGTGTAGTCGCCGATCTGGTCGACCGGTAGTCGAAAGTAGGCCTCAGTCAACGGTCGGAACGCTCGCTCAACGCCTGGGTGATCTCTTAAAGAAGGATTATCATGTCTCAAAAGGTCAGAAACGCGACGGCGGATTCCCGATGCTAGATCGCCATGCATCACACTCCAATCCAATCCGGGGTCATCCGCGAAAGACGGATAAACTTCCGAGCGAACGTCCTTCAGAAAGGAAAGCTTTGTCCCATCAAGCCACTCAGCTTCGAGCGCAGCTAAATCAAGCACGCGGTCCCCAATCGCCACCCCAATACTTTCGATCGCGACTGCCTTCGAGTTACCGATGACACAAAACGGCAGATTCTGTATCGGAAAGTCCGTATTCGGGTCGTTGGCGGATTCGACCCAGCTTTTGAGGTTAGGGTCGTGCGTTTCGTTTATCTCGTGCATCGTTTTGTAATTCTACACCCTTGTTACCGAGCGGGTTTCTGCCTCTATCATCACTCAGGCGGAAACCCGACCTGTAGGGAGGGTGTCAGCCTTTAGAGCAATCCCATCGCTCGGAGGTCTTCTACCGGTTCGTCGAACGAGCACGATCCGAAGGAGTGCATACCGCGCGTTCGCAATAGGGCGAGATGGGCGTTGGTAAGAAAGTGTTCGCTGCGCCATGCGACACCTGCCGGCGAAAATGAAAACACCTCTTCAAACTCTTCTTCCATCAGCTCTTCCAGCAGCGACGGGCGAAAACTCTCGCGCGCAAATGCCGTCATCAGCAGTGTGTTAAGAAAACCGTGCATCGTGCCTTGCGGCGCGTCCGGTGCATAGGTGAGGGGTTTGAAGCATCGAAGCGGATGATGAAGGCCCGCCGTAGCTTTGAACGGGAGATTAGCCGCCATGCAGGTACGGACAAACCTGACGATCTCGCGCGACGGCGGAAAATCTTCGGTGGTAACACCGCCCGTTCTGATCTTTGCACGCTGTCCGCTCATCGCGAGCGCCGTTACCAGATCAACAAACTCATCGCCCATCGAGATCTCAAAGTATCCGTTGATCTCGGGCGGCAATGCGGTCAGCGTGTTGTCCAGCTTCGAAAGCGTGTTGGCTTTGACCTCGAGCGCATCGATAACTACACCCTTTGGGTGAAGCCGGCCAAATTCGTTTATCGTCCGCATCGTCGCGGCAATGTCCTCGCCCGCAAGTACGCTCAGCCGCCAATCATCGCTGCCGTCACGCGA
The DNA window shown above is from Chloracidobacterium sp. and carries:
- the fdhD gene encoding formate dehydrogenase accessory sulfurtransferase FdhD, whose translation is MKPATAVSESRATVTGSDGLEFSDVLAVEEPLEIRLGFADGTHRAISITMRTPGEDAELAAGFLFTEGIIKTPEQIKQIRHCGKGGNLSGSEGALLREIPFVARGTLPTGRVSANTIRVDLADGVELDLKKLERHFYTTSSCGVCGKSSIEALQSGAAKVESELTINAETIHRLPDVLRAAQSTFDKTGGLHASALFNADGTLDIVREDVGRHNALDKVIGAKFLESQPPLSDKVLLVSGRASFELVQKALMAGIPILAAVGAPSSLAVELADEFGMTLVGFVRDGRFNIYCGEQRIATKS
- the fahA gene encoding fumarylacetoacetase, encoding MHEINETHDPNLKSWVESANDPNTDFPIQNLPFCVIGNSKAVAIESIGVAIGDRVLDLAALEAEWLDGTKLSFLKDVRSEVYPSFADDPGLDWSVMHGDLASGIRRRVSDLLRHDNPSLRDHPGVERAFRPLTEAYFRLPVDQIGDYTDFYSSIYHATNVGSMFRPDNPLLPNYKYVPIGYHGRASSIVISGTDIKRPKGQNRSDAEKPPVFIPAKNLDYEMELGFFVGRGNELGSSIAIGEAEEHIFGVCLVNDWSARDIQAWEYQPLGPFLAKNFATTISPYVVTMEALAPFRTKAFERDADDPQPLDYLNGEQNQKLGGLDINLEVYIQTEKMRAESIEPHMLSRSNTKDLYWTIGQMLTHHASNGCNLQTGDLMATGTVSGKEKSERGCMLELTWRGTEPIELPSGEQRRFLEDGDEIIMRGYCEREGFRRIGLGECRGRILPAD